The genome window GAGGAAATTTGCGATCGCTCTTGGAGGGGAAGATAGGCGTCACGGCGTACCTTGACAGGAAAGATCGAACTCGATCGCGATCGATCGCGAATGACTGGGATCTGGCAAAATTGCCTTTGAGTTATGAGGTAAACCGAATGAACCCCCCGCGCGATTTCTTTGGGAAGATGATGGGTCGTACCCGTTATGTAGTCTGTCGTCTATTTATTCATCTAGCTGGCGAAGAAGTAGCCCCTTTACTGGGCGTACTCAACCGCGCTGGTAGAGATGCGATCGATGCTGAAGGGGATTTGCAAGTAATGGGCGAAGGATTGGTAGAAATCTGTCAAAGCCTATTGGAATACGACACTTACTGGCAATCCGCCGTGAACGAAGGCAACGTATTTTGGGATGAAGGAGAAGCCGGTGATGAGGTAAATTATTTATTTACCGATTCTGCCCAGCGTTACCTGAGCGAACTAGACTTGAGTAATGGCAGTTTTGGGAACGAACCGCTTTCGTTGCCAGTGACTCGCAATTTAGTGGTAATGATAACAGTAGCTTATGTTGGTGAAGTTCCGGAATTGGAAACAGAGATCTCGAGCATTAGCACCTTAAAAGCGGGCTTGAAAGCGTTAATTAACCTGCATTACAACGGAAGCTTGCGAGCGATCCAAATTCATTGGTCACCGGCACAATTAGGCGAGGAACTAACTTCCGACCAGCTATTAGAACATTTCCCAGAGTTAATCCCTTTGTAGCTAGCAAACAGTATCAATTGCGGCACAAAATTGTAGTGGGTAGGTTACTCCCAAACAAAGCTTTTTTTGAAATCACGATGATTAGTAAACAACCTGTATTGCGTAAACTGACGATCTTTTTCTTGGCTGTCACTCTATGTTGGACAACCGTTGCTTGCGGCGGCAACAATACTTCCAATCGCTCTTATAGTGGAAACACTACCTCCCAAAGCGCTCCTACGAGAATTAGTGATGGGGAGTATCCCGTGCAACAGGCAAGCTATAACGATGCCAATGGGGAATACAGTTTGTTTTTGCTCAATACTCCACCAGGGACTCCCCCCGCTTTTCGCACCAGTAATTTACAAATGGCGCAGCTAACGCCAGAGGAAGCCAATCAAGGTAAAAAAAGTTACTTGAAAGTGCAAAATGGCCAACCTTCCTTACACTTGAAGGAAGACTTCAAAATTGAATACATCCACGCCGTTACGGAAACTCGCACCGATCCGCAAAGCGGACAACCCCAAACGGTAATCGTCCGTCAGGAAAGTGGTGGTTTTTGGGCACCGTTTGCTGGAGCAGTAGCGGGTAATATTGTAGGTAACTTGCTATTCAGACCGCAATACTACGTACCGCCAGTTTATCAACCGGGTGTTTCCATCATGACCGGTTACGGCGGCTACGGTCGCACTTATGACCAAGCGGTGAGCCAATACCAAACTCGTTACCAAGCACCGCCGCCAGCAGTGAGAAATCAACAAAGTTTTCGCACGACTGGTCGAATCAGAAATTATCCTTCCGGTACTTCTTCTAACAGCAGACCTTCCGGTACTTCTTCTAACAGCCGTCCTACGGGTTCTGGTGTTGGTTCTAGTACTTTGCGCTCGTCCGGTCAATCTAAACCCAGTCGCGATCGCTCATCTAGCTTTGGCAGCGGTCGTTCCTCCGGTTTTGGCAGTCGCCGCACTCCTAGTTTCGGTGGCAGACGCCGTTAAGTAAGCAGGAGATGGGGAAAAGGGGAGATAGATGAAATATATTTTTATACTTCATCCTTCATCCTTTTCCTTTCCCTAGTCCCTAGCTCCTGAAGATGAAATAACTTAACGGACTATGTTAATTTTTTTATAGAATATGAGCGCACTATGACTTGTTCCCCAACCGATCGAGATGGGGACGCTCAACTAGGCTAACAACCTGCATACAATGAAACACGGGCTGAAATTTCAGTCCTAAGGGGTAGGGCATACCATCCCTAAAGCAGTAAACGGTTGGCTTTTGAATATACCCATCCCCTCCTTTGGAGATTGGGAAACGCGAAAACGGCAATAAAATTTTTAGGAACTCTTGCTTCATGTTTACTAAGCAGGTAACGGACTCAAAAATATACAACTGGTTTCAGGAACGCCTAGAAATTCAGGCGCTAGCTGATGACGTATCCAGCAAGTACGTTCCTCCCCACGTCAATATCTTTTATTGCCTGGGTGGGATTACCCTGGTTTGCTTT of Leptolyngbyaceae cyanobacterium contains these proteins:
- a CDS encoding DUF1517 domain-containing protein, yielding MRSLLEGKIGVTAYLDRKDRTRSRSIANDWDLAKLPLSYEVNRMNPPRDFFGKMMGRTRYVVCRLFIHLAGEEVAPLLGVLNRAGRDAIDAEGDLQVMGEGLVEICQSLLEYDTYWQSAVNEGNVFWDEGEAGDEVNYLFTDSAQRYLSELDLSNGSFGNEPLSLPVTRNLVVMITVAYVGEVPELETEISSISTLKAGLKALINLHYNGSLRAIQIHWSPAQLGEELTSDQLLEHFPELIPL